The following coding sequences lie in one Rutidosis leptorrhynchoides isolate AG116_Rl617_1_P2 chromosome 4, CSIRO_AGI_Rlap_v1, whole genome shotgun sequence genomic window:
- the LOC139842111 gene encoding protein FAR1-RELATED SEQUENCE 11-like — MCWFTSVLRSEYCNWCSYFYTLYKLDTVEEFEQQWPLVTTKYNLTNNKHVSGLYEIKTFWVPAYLREFFFGGMTTTGRSESINAFVKRFISSRTSLTQFIRQVDLAIEDVEQKQLHDTMLEKYRGSNLRSVSQLEEQAHHFFTPFAFKKFQEQFGNAIQYLVPENDATSLLLNITKQHVVTLSFGMIPSIYLHPRWSRNDIENDGSCSSHQLSSLEDSDSYKDGELVFDEIDLVQCPIKSKTKGRPQQKWKKSGKELTKQARRCGRCKCFGHNITTCKETTNIQLENNSSEVSTKRKKIDSGNEELNPILSTKC, encoded by the exons ATGTGTTGGTTTACGTCGGTGTTAAGAAGTGAGTATTGTAATTGGTGTTCATACTTCTACACCTTATATAAGTTGGATACAGTTGAAGAATTTGAGCAACAGTGGCCACTTGTAACTACAAAATACAATCTCACCAATAATAAGCATGTTTCAGGTTTATATGAGATTAAAACTTTTTGGGTGCCGGCTTATCTTAGGGAATTTTTCTTTGGCGGCATGACAACTACCGGAAGATCAGAAAGTATCAATGCATTTGTAAAAAGATTTATTTCTTCTCGTACTTCCTTAACACAGTTTATTAGACAA GTTGATCTTGCAATTGAAGACGTAGAGCAAAAACAATTACATGATACCATGTTGGAGAAGTATAGGGGGTCAAATTTGCGATCGGTTTCACAATTAGAAGAACAAGCTCATCACTTCTTTACTCCATTCGCATTTAAGAAATTTCAAGAGCAGTTTGGTAATGCAATTCAATATTTGGTCCCTGAAAATGATGCAACAAGTTTATTGTTAAACATCACAAAGCAACACGTTGTCACACTGTCTTTTGGGATG ATCCCTTCTATCTATTTGCATCCACGATGGAGCCGAAACGATATAGAAAATGATGGTTCATGTTCATCGCATCAACTATCAAGTCTTGAGGATTCAGACTCTTATAAAGATGGTGAGCTTGTATTTGATGAAATTGATTTAGTTCAGTGCCCTATCAAATCTAAAACTAAAGGTCGACCACAACAAAAATGGAAGAAAAGTGGAAAAGAGTTGACAAAACAAGCAAGGCGTTGTGGACGATGCAAGTGTTTTGGTCACAATATTACCACTTGCAAAGAAACAACAAATATTCAGTTGGAAAACAATTCCTCAGAGGTATCTACTAAAAGAAAGAAAATCGATTCAGGAAATGAAGAACTAAATCCTATTTTATCTACCAAATGTTAA